Proteins encoded together in one uncultured Desulfosarcina sp. window:
- a CDS encoding 3-hydroxyacyl-CoA dehydrogenase NAD-binding domain-containing protein, protein MTRKIRKAAVIGSGVMGGGIAALLASAGVKTLLLDIVPFDLKDEEKNNPVARNRIAKAGMDTVLMSRPALLMQPKDADLISIGNLEDDFDKLAECDWIVEVVVENLKIKQELLKRIEPVKKPGAIVSSNTSGIPLKSMSEGLGAEFKQHFLGTHFFNPVRYMKLLEIIPGEETLPEVLDFMADYGERVLGKGIVWAKDTPNFVGNRIGVQGMVKTMQLMLEDGMTIPEVDALFGPAMGRPKTAMFKTADLVGLDTLAHVAKNTYDLVTEDEARADFVMPEFVGKMIEGKMLGKKTKVGFYKTDLTPEWKKIRKVIDPATMEHGEYGKVELPCLAAAKAAKTLPEKMKAVVYGDDKGAKFAWKAISANLIYAANRIPEISDTIVEIDNAMKWGFNFEMGPFETWDAIGVKESVAKMEADGLTVPESVKAMLAAGNDNFYKTENGKPYFYDFAASAYQPVKISENIISLAGLKADNKTVKSCSSASLVDLGDGVFCCEFHTKMNALNGELITFMGESLDYVDANGVGMVLGNQAGGMPGAFSAGADLKQVGMAAKENQLDQVEAMIRELHRVVQLEKYSPFPVVAAPFGLALGGGCEVCLAADRIVAHSELYMGLVEIGVGLLPGGGGCLNLWKKMTGDIPAPVTDVDLAKFFVPTFMAIAMAKVSMSAAEARANGFLGPKDRIVFNRDYLIGEAKKEVLKMVDEGYAPPVRRPIKVFGAAAQGMIAAELFNMQSAKYVSEYDVFLAKRIATVISGGDVRTNSFVDEEVILNLERETFIDFLKEEKTLARIEHMLTTGKPLRN, encoded by the coding sequence ATGACCAGAAAAATCAGGAAGGCAGCGGTCATCGGAAGCGGTGTGATGGGCGGCGGCATTGCGGCGCTCCTGGCCAGCGCCGGCGTGAAAACGCTGTTGCTGGACATCGTTCCGTTCGATCTCAAGGACGAGGAGAAAAACAACCCGGTCGCCAGGAACCGGATCGCCAAAGCCGGAATGGATACGGTTCTCATGTCCCGGCCGGCGTTGCTCATGCAGCCCAAGGATGCCGATCTGATTTCCATTGGCAATCTCGAGGATGACTTCGACAAACTGGCCGAATGCGACTGGATTGTGGAAGTGGTCGTCGAGAATCTGAAGATCAAGCAGGAACTGCTCAAACGCATCGAACCGGTAAAAAAACCGGGCGCCATTGTTTCTTCGAACACCTCCGGAATTCCGCTGAAGAGCATGAGCGAAGGCCTCGGCGCCGAATTCAAACAGCATTTTCTGGGAACCCACTTTTTCAATCCTGTCCGCTACATGAAACTTCTGGAGATCATCCCCGGAGAAGAAACCCTTCCCGAGGTTCTGGATTTCATGGCCGACTACGGTGAGCGGGTCCTGGGCAAAGGCATCGTCTGGGCCAAGGATACCCCCAATTTCGTGGGCAACCGCATCGGCGTCCAGGGCATGGTCAAAACCATGCAGCTGATGCTGGAAGACGGTATGACGATCCCCGAGGTCGACGCCCTGTTCGGCCCGGCCATGGGCCGCCCCAAAACTGCCATGTTCAAGACCGCCGATCTGGTCGGCCTGGACACCCTGGCCCACGTGGCCAAGAATACCTATGACCTGGTCACCGAAGACGAGGCCCGGGCCGATTTCGTCATGCCCGAATTCGTGGGCAAGATGATCGAAGGCAAAATGCTGGGGAAAAAGACCAAGGTCGGCTTCTATAAAACTGACCTGACCCCCGAATGGAAAAAAATCCGCAAGGTCATCGATCCGGCCACCATGGAACATGGCGAGTACGGCAAGGTGGAATTGCCCTGCCTGGCCGCCGCCAAGGCCGCCAAAACCCTGCCTGAGAAGATGAAGGCCGTAGTATACGGCGACGACAAGGGCGCCAAGTTTGCCTGGAAAGCGATCTCCGCCAACCTGATCTATGCCGCCAACCGGATCCCGGAAATCTCCGACACCATCGTGGAGATCGACAATGCCATGAAATGGGGCTTCAACTTCGAGATGGGCCCCTTCGAGACCTGGGATGCCATCGGCGTGAAAGAGTCCGTGGCCAAAATGGAAGCTGACGGACTGACCGTTCCCGAATCCGTCAAAGCCATGCTGGCTGCCGGCAATGACAATTTTTACAAAACGGAAAACGGCAAGCCCTATTTTTACGATTTTGCCGCCTCCGCCTACCAGCCGGTAAAAATCAGCGAAAATATCATTTCCCTGGCGGGCCTCAAGGCTGACAACAAAACCGTCAAGAGCTGCAGCTCCGCCTCTCTGGTGGATCTCGGTGACGGTGTTTTCTGCTGTGAGTTCCACACCAAGATGAATGCGTTAAACGGCGAATTGATTACCTTCATGGGCGAGTCCCTGGATTACGTGGACGCCAACGGCGTCGGTATGGTTCTTGGCAACCAGGCCGGCGGCATGCCCGGAGCGTTTTCGGCTGGTGCCGACCTGAAACAGGTCGGCATGGCAGCAAAAGAGAACCAGCTCGATCAGGTGGAAGCCATGATCCGCGAACTTCACAGGGTCGTGCAGCTCGAAAAATACTCGCCTTTCCCGGTGGTGGCCGCACCCTTCGGCCTGGCGCTGGGCGGTGGATGCGAAGTCTGCCTGGCCGCGGACCGGATCGTGGCTCATTCGGAGCTTTACATGGGGCTGGTGGAAATCGGCGTCGGACTGCTGCCCGGCGGTGGCGGCTGCCTCAACCTGTGGAAGAAAATGACCGGCGACATCCCCGCACCGGTGACGGATGTGGATCTGGCCAAGTTCTTCGTTCCGACCTTCATGGCCATTGCCATGGCCAAAGTCTCCATGTCGGCCGCCGAAGCCCGCGCCAACGGCTTCCTCGGCCCCAAAGATCGCATCGTGTTCAACCGCGACTATCTCATTGGGGAAGCCAAGAAAGAGGTCCTCAAGATGGTCGATGAAGGCTACGCACCGCCGGTACGACGTCCCATCAAGGTCTTCGGCGCAGCAGCCCAGGGCATGATCGCCGCCGAGCTGTTTAATATGCAGTCGGCCAAGTACGTCAGCGAATACGACGTGTTTTTGGCCAAACGGATCGCAACCGTGATCAGCGGCGGCGATGTGCGCACCAACAGCTTTGTGGATGAAGAGGTGATTCTCAACCTGGAAAGAGAAACGTTTATCGATTTTCTGAAAGAGGAAAAGACCCTTGCCAGGATTGAGCACATGCTGACCACCGGCAAGCCCCTTAGAAATTAA
- a CDS encoding N-acyl homoserine lactonase family protein, with protein MTRYRIHPIVMGTKQFDKGMMTYQHDYGKPYTIPIYCWYLEGGQRTIIVDTGEMNPVCSADREQAIGGKIFTFEEGLAQFGLTPERIDTVIHTHLHNDHCENDYKCSNAEIYVHPKELDHIHNPHPLDFRYVEDYIEDVEENGQIRLVEADGEIVDGIRVMHTPVHTEGGLTVLVETAGGTAAITGFCVINENFFPPKQIRAMEMEVIPPGTHVNAYEAYDIMLNVKASADILLPLHEPSFADGRTIP; from the coding sequence ATGACCCGATATCGCATTCACCCCATCGTCATGGGCACCAAACAGTTCGACAAGGGTATGATGACCTACCAGCACGATTACGGCAAGCCTTATACCATCCCCATTTACTGCTGGTATCTGGAAGGCGGACAGCGTACCATCATCGTGGATACGGGCGAAATGAATCCGGTGTGCTCGGCGGACCGGGAACAGGCCATTGGCGGGAAAATCTTCACCTTTGAAGAGGGTCTGGCGCAATTCGGGCTGACGCCGGAGCGCATCGATACCGTGATCCACACCCACCTCCACAATGACCATTGCGAGAACGACTATAAATGCAGCAACGCGGAAATTTACGTTCACCCCAAGGAACTGGACCATATCCATAACCCGCACCCCCTGGATTTCAGATACGTGGAAGACTATATCGAAGATGTGGAGGAGAACGGGCAGATTCGGCTCGTTGAGGCTGACGGCGAGATCGTGGACGGAATCCGGGTGATGCACACGCCGGTCCATACCGAAGGCGGCTTGACCGTGCTGGTGGAAACGGCCGGCGGTACGGCGGCCATCACCGGATTCTGCGTGATCAACGAAAACTTTTTTCCGCCCAAACAGATTCGGGCCATGGAAATGGAGGTGATTCCTCCAGGCACCCATGTGAATGCCTATGAAGCTTATGATATCATGCTAAACGTCAAGGCCAGCGCCGATATCCTGCTGCCGCTGCACGAACCTTCCTTTGCCGATGGCCGGACGATTCCCTGA
- a CDS encoding DUF1848 family protein, whose translation MKPELKQILSVSRRTDIPAFYMPWFMDRVSRGAIEVVNPFNQQVRTVDVSPERFHTMVFWSKNFGPFLEHRYGETLQAMGYHLFFNFTVNSRSRMLEPAVPDLDERIDQLRQLCSRFDAASVQWRFDPICHYDRGDGGIRDNLQDFQIIAAAAGKCGIEICISSFMDHYRKIARRTGRRLTFLTPSMVEKEKIVDDMAATLSPLGIRLALCCENEVLEALPQDCGIGPAACISAKRIMAVHGGSLSLLKDSGQRKTAGCQCTVSVDIGSYSLHPCHHNCLFCYASPACDRRTVS comes from the coding sequence ATGAAACCGGAGTTAAAACAGATCCTGTCCGTATCCAGGCGCACGGACATCCCCGCGTTCTATATGCCCTGGTTCATGGATCGGGTCAGCCGCGGAGCCATCGAGGTTGTCAACCCTTTCAACCAGCAGGTCCGAACGGTGGATGTCTCCCCGGAGCGGTTCCACACCATGGTGTTCTGGTCCAAGAACTTCGGCCCGTTTCTGGAGCACAGATACGGAGAAACGCTCCAGGCCATGGGGTACCACCTGTTTTTCAACTTCACCGTCAACTCCCGTTCAAGGATGCTCGAACCGGCAGTGCCGGACCTAGACGAACGGATCGACCAGTTGCGGCAGCTTTGCAGTCGGTTCGATGCGGCATCGGTCCAGTGGCGTTTCGATCCGATCTGCCACTACGACAGAGGCGACGGGGGCATCCGGGACAATCTTCAAGATTTTCAAATAATTGCCGCAGCAGCCGGCAAATGCGGCATCGAGATCTGTATCAGCAGCTTCATGGACCATTACCGAAAAATCGCGCGGAGAACAGGGCGGCGGCTGACCTTCCTGACCCCATCCATGGTAGAAAAAGAAAAAATCGTTGACGATATGGCAGCGACCCTTTCCCCTTTGGGCATTCGGCTTGCCCTGTGCTGCGAAAATGAGGTTCTGGAGGCGCTGCCGCAAGACTGTGGCATCGGTCCAGCCGCCTGTATTTCGGCAAAACGGATCATGGCCGTGCATGGCGGCAGCCTTTCCCTTCTTAAAGATTCCGGCCAGCGCAAAACCGCAGGGTGCCAATGCACCGTTTCCGTGGACATCGGTTCCTACAGTCTGCACCCCTGCCACCACAACTGTCTGTTCTGCTATGCCAGTCCTGCATGCGACCGGAGAACCGTGTCATGA
- the dusB gene encoding tRNA dihydrouridine synthase DusB: MKIGTVETDNFTVLAPLAGITNLPLRLMAKRAGCGLVCSEMISSHGLVYKSGKTEQLLESAPAEKPLSVQIFGSKPAIMADAARIVQDSGADILDINFGCSVKKILKSNSGSALMKEPQLTRRILDAVRQAIDIPLTIKIRSGWDPSGQQALEIAGIAEDCGVDAVTVHPRTAMQGFRGRADWSIIAAVKKALAIPVIGNGDVAAPADALRMIAETGCDGVMVGRAAIGNPMIFEQILAAAQGWPPEDPTDGQRIGMMQAYLRDSVRYLGEERACRMMRSRLCWFVKGMHNAGLFRSSIRFIASEQEAETLIREYAASIGVL, encoded by the coding sequence ATGAAAATCGGGACGGTCGAAACAGACAACTTCACCGTGTTGGCGCCGCTGGCCGGCATCACCAACCTGCCGCTGCGGTTGATGGCCAAACGGGCCGGATGCGGCCTGGTCTGCTCGGAGATGATCAGTTCACACGGCCTGGTGTACAAATCCGGCAAAACCGAGCAGCTTCTGGAAAGCGCGCCGGCCGAAAAGCCCCTGTCCGTACAGATCTTCGGGTCCAAACCGGCGATCATGGCCGATGCAGCCCGCATTGTCCAGGATTCCGGCGCGGACATTCTGGACATCAATTTCGGATGTTCGGTGAAAAAGATTCTGAAAAGCAACTCGGGGTCAGCCCTGATGAAGGAGCCCCAACTGACCCGACGCATTCTGGATGCGGTGCGCCAGGCTATCGACATCCCTTTGACCATCAAGATCCGATCGGGATGGGACCCGTCCGGGCAGCAGGCCCTGGAAATTGCCGGAATCGCCGAAGATTGCGGGGTGGATGCCGTTACCGTTCATCCTCGTACGGCCATGCAGGGATTTCGGGGGCGGGCGGACTGGTCGATCATCGCGGCGGTCAAAAAAGCCCTTGCCATACCGGTGATCGGCAACGGAGATGTGGCCGCACCGGCCGATGCACTGCGCATGATAGCGGAAACCGGGTGTGATGGGGTCATGGTAGGGCGGGCAGCCATCGGCAACCCAATGATTTTCGAGCAGATTCTGGCCGCAGCCCAGGGCTGGCCGCCAGAAGATCCGACCGACGGCCAGCGAATCGGCATGATGCAGGCGTATCTCCGGGATTCGGTCCGCTATCTCGGGGAAGAGCGGGCCTGCCGCATGATGCGCAGCCGGCTGTGCTGGTTCGTGAAAGGCATGCACAACGCCGGCCTTTTTCGCAGCAGCATCCGGTTCATCGCCTCGGAGCAGGAAGCCGAGACGTTGATCCGGGAATATGCGGCGTCAATCGGAGTGTTGTAA
- the queF gene encoding preQ(1) synthase: MKSYDHTIRYTIDKPDVVTTDMLDPIDYHYKGKRDVVITISQPEFTSVCPMTGLPDFGTIEIRYTPDRFIIELKSLKYYLLQFRNVGMFYEHVSNRILDDLVRVLEPKMMEVTGKFTSRGGLTTQVCAKYEVAP; the protein is encoded by the coding sequence ATGAAATCATACGACCATACCATCCGCTACACCATAGACAAACCGGATGTCGTCACCACCGATATGCTCGATCCCATCGACTATCATTACAAAGGCAAACGGGATGTGGTGATTACCATATCCCAGCCGGAATTTACATCGGTCTGCCCCATGACCGGTTTGCCCGATTTCGGCACCATCGAAATCCGCTACACCCCGGACCGGTTCATTATCGAACTCAAATCGCTGAAATACTATCTCCTGCAATTCCGTAACGTTGGCATGTTTTACGAGCATGTGTCCAACCGGATTCTCGACGACCTGGTTCGGGTGCTGGAGCCCAAGATGATGGAGGTGACCGGCAAATTTACCTCCAGGGGCGGTTTGACCACCCAGGTTTGCGCAAAATACGAGGTCGCTCCATGA
- a CDS encoding N-formylglutamate amidohydrolase, which produces MIFHIPHASFDIPVDLRSTLLIDDQALMEELSVMTDAHVDDLFGCHAGEEDTIVAFQASRLIVDPERFTDDALEIMAWVGLGVIYEQTSSGDRLRNTPSLEDRDELIRRFYVPHHKRLNEATAEALGRYGSALILDCHSFPSTPLPFEFDQNPDRPDICIGTDPAHTPRFLIEAAKQAASDEGLTCRINKPSDGSLVPTHYWQHDKRVLSIMIEINRSLFMDEATGERSDQYEGCKTMLGRIVQRIREASIPDQRT; this is translated from the coding sequence ATGATCTTCCACATCCCCCACGCTTCGTTCGACATCCCGGTCGATCTCCGCTCAACGCTCTTGATTGACGATCAGGCGCTGATGGAAGAATTGTCGGTGATGACGGATGCGCACGTCGACGATCTGTTCGGCTGTCACGCCGGCGAAGAGGATACGATTGTCGCTTTCCAGGCTTCCAGGCTGATCGTCGACCCGGAGCGATTTACCGACGATGCGCTGGAGATCATGGCATGGGTCGGGCTGGGTGTCATTTACGAGCAGACATCCAGCGGAGATCGACTGCGGAACACACCCTCTCTGGAGGATCGGGATGAATTGATCCGGCGATTCTACGTGCCCCATCATAAGCGGCTGAACGAGGCCACCGCCGAGGCACTGGGCCGCTACGGTTCCGCACTGATCCTCGACTGCCACAGCTTCCCATCGACCCCCCTGCCGTTCGAATTCGATCAGAATCCGGACCGGCCGGACATCTGCATCGGCACGGACCCGGCACACACACCGCGTTTTTTGATCGAGGCGGCAAAGCAGGCCGCCAGTGACGAAGGACTCACCTGCCGAATCAACAAGCCTTCCGATGGCTCCCTGGTTCCCACTCATTATTGGCAGCATGACAAGCGGGTGTTAAGCATCATGATCGAAATCAATCGATCCCTGTTCATGGATGAGGCGACCGGAGAACGGTCGGATCAATACGAAGGGTGCAAAACAATGCTGGGAAGGATTGTACAGCGCATACGGGAAGCGAGCATTCCAGATCAACGAACTTGA
- the sppA gene encoding signal peptide peptidase SppA — MRISTPILAMLLATMLLISCAGPRITLFSDASDPLREMTLEGTAEERVALIPITGIITDKPKGRLMQQTPGVVQEVVSHLHLAEKDDRVKAVLFNIDTPGGNTTASDILYHEIVSFKERTGKKIVVCMMNLATSGGYYISLPADMILAHPTTVTGSVGVILMRPEISGLMEKIGVGVKVNKSGMNKDMGSPFRPITPEEENLLQELADRLGQRFVNLVKQHRQLDGQQLARVADARIFLAEDALELGLVDKIGYLQDAIDAARQLADLDADVRVVTYRRTHYPDDNLYNTLSSQADTSMPRLVETGLIGDLLTLDAGFYYLWPQALGAH, encoded by the coding sequence ATGAGAATTTCTACACCGATCCTTGCCATGCTCCTTGCAACGATGCTTCTGATTAGTTGCGCCGGGCCGCGCATCACCCTTTTTTCGGACGCTTCTGACCCCCTGCGCGAGATGACCCTGGAAGGCACGGCTGAAGAGCGGGTCGCGTTGATTCCGATCACCGGCATCATTACGGACAAGCCCAAAGGCCGGTTGATGCAACAAACGCCCGGCGTGGTGCAGGAAGTCGTCTCTCATTTGCACCTGGCCGAAAAAGACGACCGGGTCAAGGCCGTACTATTCAATATCGACACCCCCGGCGGTAACACCACGGCCAGCGATATACTCTACCACGAGATTGTCTCTTTCAAGGAGCGGACCGGAAAGAAAATCGTGGTCTGCATGATGAACCTGGCCACCTCCGGCGGCTATTACATCTCCCTGCCGGCCGACATGATCCTGGCCCATCCCACCACCGTTACCGGTTCCGTCGGCGTCATCCTGATGCGCCCCGAAATATCGGGCCTCATGGAGAAGATCGGTGTGGGCGTGAAGGTCAACAAATCCGGAATGAACAAGGATATGGGTTCGCCGTTCCGGCCCATCACACCGGAAGAGGAGAATCTGCTTCAGGAACTGGCCGACCGGCTGGGGCAGCGATTTGTCAATCTGGTGAAGCAGCATCGACAGTTGGACGGCCAACAGCTGGCCCGTGTGGCCGATGCCCGGATTTTTCTGGCCGAAGACGCGTTGGAATTGGGATTGGTGGATAAAATCGGCTATCTTCAGGATGCCATCGATGCGGCCAGGCAGCTTGCAGACCTTGATGCGGATGTCCGGGTGGTCACCTATCGCCGGACCCACTATCCCGACGACAATCTGTACAATACCCTGAGCAGCCAGGCAGACACCTCAATGCCGCGGCTGGTGGAAACGGGCCTCATCGGGGATCTTTTGACCCTGGACGCCGGTTTTTACTACCTGTGGCCCCAGGCGCTGGGAGCGCATTAA